GCGCCGTCGCGGGTAGGACCGATTCAAACGAGTTGCCCTCGAGGTCCACACGCAGACCCGTCCGCCCGTGGCGGGGCAGGCTCGACATGATTGGCCAGCGGGAGCAGCGCCTACCCGTTCCGGGTTGAGCGCCGAGATGAGGTTCCGAACAGTCGAGCCCGCCGCGCATACGGCATCAGGCGACCCGAAGTTCCCGGAAGGAGCAGCATGGTCACCACCGAAGCAGAACATCCGCACGCGATGTTCGCCGGCATCGATTGGGGCGGCACCCACCACCAGATCTGCGTCGTCGACCACACGGGCACGATCCAGGTCCAACGAAGAATCGAACACACGGTAACCGGGTTCACCGAAATCGACCGGCTTCTGGACGCTTTCGCATCTCGAGGAGTCCTACGGGTATCCATCGAACGGGCCGAGGGAATCCTGGTCGAGCACCTCCTTGACCGTGGTGAGAGCGTGTTTTGCATCTCGCCGAAGATCTCCGCTCGGGCCCGGGAACGATACCGGGTTGCCAACACCAAATCCGACGCCTTCGACGCGTTCGTCCTGGCCGACACCCTGCGCCATGAACACGTGCACTGGCGGCCCCTGAGCCGGCCATCCGCGCTGACCGCTCAGATCGCAGCGTTGTCCCGGGACCGAGAACGAGTCATCGTGATGCAACGCGCCGTGGAGTCACGGCTCCGCGCCGCGTTGGAGGCCTACCACCCCGCGCCGTTGCACCTGTTCTCTTCCCTGGACCGCGACATCACCCTGGCGTTCATCCGCGACTACCCCACCCCCGCGGCAGCCGCCCGGGTCACCGAAGACCGGATGCGACGATTCTGCGCCCGACACGGCTACACCGGCCGCGTCGAGCCAGCAGCCCTGTGCGACCGGTTACGTCCGCACCTACTCACCGCAACTGACGGCACGATCACGGGAAAGCACACGGCAGCCTTGATGCTGGTCGATCAACTCGAACTGCTCAACACCAACATCCGCACGTACAACGCGATGTTGACCCCGCTGGTCAGCGCACACCCTGACGGGCCAGTCTTCACCAGCTTCCCCGGCATCGCCACCGTGATCGCCGCGACCATGATCGGGGAAATGGGCGACGACAGAGCCCGATTCCCCACCGCCGCAACCCTGCTGGCCGAAGCAGGCCTGGCCCCGGTCACCCGCGCATCCGGACGCACCCGCCAAGTCCGCTTCCGGTACGCCGCGAACAAACGACTACGGCATAGCATCGACTGGTGGATGACCGTCGCCGCCCGCGAAGACCCCTGGTCAGGCGACGTCTATGAACACGCCCGCAACGCAGGCCAGGGCCGCTACCGCGCCTACCGCGGCCTGGGCGCACGCTGGACCCGGATCCTGTGGCGCGCTTGGACCGACCACGAACCGTTCGACCCCACCCGCGTCCACCACCAAGCACCCGCGGCATAACCCCACCAGCACCACCAACCGGCAAGACAACCCCAGCCTCGCCGGCGCCCCCACCTGCCCACTACCCACCACCGCCACACCCACCCAGGTTGACAGCGGGAGTCTGTGTCATCCACTTAATGCGCAACAGTTTCTGCCTCACCTCACCCAAGTATTCGGGCCAGATCGCCAAGCAACTGCGCTCGGTGTACACCGCACCCAGCGCCGATGCCGCGCGAGGGCAGTTCGAGCAGGTCAGCAACCAGTGAGGCCAGCAGTACCCGGCGTTGATCCGATTGTGGGAAACGCGTGGAAGGAAATTCACCCCATTCCTGGCCTATGATGTCGAGATCCGGCAAATCTTGTTCTCCACGAACGCGATCGAGTCACTGAACGCCCGCTACCGGCGCGCGGTCCGCGCACATGGTCAACTTCCGCGGGCGAGCACGCCGCGCTGAAATGTCTCTACCTGGTACCAGGTCCCTGGACCCCACCGGCCGCGGGCAGGCACGATGGACCACGCGATGGAAACCAGCAGTCAACGTGTTCGCGACCACTTCCGAAGGCCTCTAGCCCACCGCCGAAATACTAATCCAGTGAACCAGAAACACCGATATTCGTACACTCCCGTACGCCCAATTCCGCCTATTTTGGGCCGATCCGCAGTGCCTGACGATCCGCCGCCGACCAGGCGCCTTATACCGAGCCAGCTGCACGGCCGTCGCCCCAGAACCAGGTCAGATCTAGCGCCCTCGCTGCCGCTTACCAACGGCGCATGAAATTTCGGAGTAAACTGCTATATGCTTACGCTGAGTCGCGCTAAGGAAGGAAGTCCAAATGGACCGCCACTTTTCCGTTCGAAGGTTTGTGAGAAGTTTTGGCTACGACATTGTCCGAAGTCGCAGCCGGCATCCTCAAATCGATATTGACGGTATTCCGCCGGACATCTCTATTGATGATCGAGAGACATGGGAGATGGTTCGGGAATATACAATGACCTCTCCGGAACGTGTTTCTTCATTATGTGCTGCGGTTCGATACGTGATCAATAATAATATTTCGGGTGCAATCGTTGAGTGTGGTGTTTGGAAGGGAGGTAGTATGATGGCAGCCGCTCGGACACTTATGAATCATTCGATACTCGATCGTGACCTTTTCTTGTTCGATACGTTTACGCAGATGCCCCCACCGAACAAGAATGACATCGATTTTATGGGGCGCTCGGCTGACACTCTCATGGCTGGCGCAAAGTCGAATTCCTGGCTTTGGGCGAGGAACAGTTTCCAAGCGACGCGATCAAATTTGCTCAGCGTTGGATACCCGGAACAGCGAATACATCTTGTCCAAGGCCTAGTAGAAGAAACAATCCCACATCAGGCTCCTTCAGATATCGCCATACTGCGTCTTGACACCGATTGGTATTCATCTACGAAACACGAGCTGGAGCATCTTTTTCCTCGTGTGGCCCCGTATGGTGTCATTATCATAGATGACTACGGTCACTGGCTAGGAGCTAAACGGGCTGTCGACGAGTACTTCGAAAACCATCGAATTCAGCCACTTCTTCACCGAATCGACTACACCGGGCGAATAGCCATCAAATTACCTAATTCTAAAGACTCAGCACAATTTCTACCGAGCTAGGCACAGATCCTCACGCCGTGTCCGCTCTTGTATATTTTAGTGCGGTTATGGGGTTTCGTTACCTTGCGCGTTACGGCCGTCCTCGCAGGGCAGTAACGATGCTAGCTTGCGTCTCTAGCTCCTCGGTCGGATGGACGTACTCGACGCGATTGAAAAACTTTGAATTATTAGGGAATATCGGAGATGCTTTCGCAATTACTTTCATGGCTCGCAGCCAGCGGTCGTGAATATAATTTGCGCAGATACATAGCCTTCGAGCAACTGCCATCTCAGTCATTTTGCAAGTCGATGGGTAGAATTGAGCGTTTACTCATGAGACATTTTCTCATTGAAGACGTCCTAGCGGACATCAAAAGTGTTACAGGCCAAGATGTAGAGCTAATTGGCCCCCTAGTAGGTGGCTTCAATAGCGGTGCGATTCACGTTGGGTTAGGCCCCGATGCGCGCGACGCTGTTCTCAAAGTTGAACAGCGTACTACGGTCGACCAGCCCGCGGGGGTCCTGCGTGCAAGCAGAATTGTGCATCACATGCGCGAAATGGGCTATCCTACTCCCGCCTGGCTAGGCGTGGGTTTCTCTGAAGACTACGTCTGGCACCTTACCGAATTCGTGGACGCCGCGCCCGCGTTAGTGCTGAATGATGACCTCATCGAGCAGTTGTTAAGAATTATAGAGTTGCAATCTTGCAACGGTTCCGAGAATTATGATCATTGGAGATATTCTTGGAATTTGGCGACTGAAGCTCACCCAATTTCACGGTTGGATTTGAGCGAGACAGCCGAGCAATGTGAGCTGCGCAAATCGGTAGCTACACTTCCCCGTCATTCAACGGCAGTAGCAGCCCTTGTAGCTCGAGTTCGATCTATGTGCACCGGTACCACTCCTCCGCAATGTGCGCCGGACATGGTCCATGCAGATCTCAATCCAAGTAACGTACTGGTCAAGGATGGTAGCGTTGTGGCGGTTGTTGACATTGCAAATGCAGGACGAGGAACTCGAGCTACTGATCTTGTCACTCTTCAATGGCATTTGTTTGATCATCGATTTGATATTAAGCGCCAACAGCTGTGGGTACGAGTTCTGGACATCGTTGGATGGCAACAAACGGCTGTTCTTCTGGCAACGCAAATCCTCTTGCAGATAGAGTGGCGAGTCCGCACGGGCCGTGACGCTATGCTTCCTGCAGTCCTCGAGCGCGGACATCGGGCAGTCGACGAGCTCTATGATTTTCGTTAGTTCAAAATTATTTGGGTCGTTTATATTATCTGCTGAGAGTGTCCGATAAACGGTGGGTGAGAATCTGGCGTTTCTAGTTGCTCGAGGGGCTGATGCGCCCATCGAAGGTGATCGCGAACGCGTTGAGCGCTCCTTTCCATCGGATGACCCATCGTGCCCTGCCCCGGCCGGTGGGGTCCAGAGACCGGGTCACCAAGTAGAGACATTTCAGCGCGGCGTGTTCGTTGGGGAAGTGCCCGCGGGCACGGACCGCTCGCCGGTACCTGGCATTCAGAGACTCGATCGCATTCGTCGTGCAGCTGATCTTGCGTATCTCGACGGCGTCATCCAGGAACGGCACTACGTCGTTCTACGCGTTGCGCCACAACCGGATCGCGGCCGGGCAGGTGTCACCCCACCGGTCCGCGAACTCACCCAACCTGGCCGCGGCCTGCTCGGCGTTGACCGCGGTGTACACCGGTCTGATTTTTTTCCTTGGAGACCTTTGCGCCGTAGACCTCGGCAAAATGCGCGGCGATTTCGCCGGTCGTCAGCCCGCGCGCGTTCAGCGACAGCACGAGCTGGTCGACGCCGTCGAGGCGGCGTTGTCGTTTCCGGACGATCTTCGGTTCGAAGCTGCCATCGCGATCGCGCGGGACGTCGATCGTGACCGGCCCGACGTGTGTCATCACGGTCTTGGGTCGAGTGCCATTGCGCTCATTCGCACCAGTCGTCACGGATTTGCCGTCACGGTCGGAGTGCTCATAAGCCAGGTGCTCGGTCAACTCGCCGTCCAGTGCCGTTTCCAAGCACCCGTGTGGTCAACCCGGTCAGCAGCCCGTCCGGGCCGACCAGATCCACGCCCTCGGCCCGGGCCTGGGCGACCAGTCGCTGCGCGACCTGCTGCTCATCGTCCTGCTCATCGATTCGTCCCACGGGATCGATCGTGTCGGTCATCATGCCTGCCTCCCGCCAAGCCACTGCCCGGCGTGTCAGGCCAGACCCCACCCACCGTTATCCGAACACTCCCCTAGGAGGGTGTTGCGATGAACTCTCCAGCCTAAGCGGCATCACGGGTCAGTATTCAGACGGCATCGACATTCAGAACGACCGGTGCAGCAGAGCCGTCAACCAGCTGGGCATCTGCCCTCAGCGGTTGTGTGTAAGCGGATTGCGCGATCGGCCTCGAAGAAAGCTTGCTCAGGCGAAATGGCTACCATCTCCGCGCAATTTTGACGAAGTAGGTGCGGATTCTTTCCTAAACACCGGTAAACACCGCACATCTCGCGACACGCGCTATGCGTACCCAGGAGTGAAGTCAACGAAGCATAGCGATGTTGGTGGATGGGGTTGCGGCTCCGGAACAGACCGACCGTCGGGCGGCCCAGGGTGCCCGCGATATGCAGCGGTCCGGAGTCCGTCGTGATGACAATTGGGGCCACGTCAATGAGGGCGACAAGTTCGCTTAGCGAAAGTCGTCCGGTTGTGTTCGTCAGGTAATTGCTGGTTGCGAGGTCGGATTTATCGGCGGCGATCCACAGCGACTTCCAGCCGTGCCTGCCGTGGATGCGTTTCGCCAGTGCGTCGGAGTACTCATCTGGCCACCGTCGCGCTGGCGATCGGGCGGAGGTATGAAGAATCACGAAGCGTCCGTCGGCTACACCCCACTCCTCCAAGAGTGCATCGACGCTGAGCGCCGCAATGGAGTCGACCCATAGCTCTGGCCGGCCTGGGGTTGTGACGTCCAGACCTAAGTCGCGCAGCATCTCGGGGCTGAGCGTCGGGTCGGCGAAACGCATCTCCAGTGAGCCGCTCGGGATCGGGTGCGTGAGACAGGGCCGTAGCGCCCGCTCGACGCGGTACATAGGCGCGCGCCCGATGCGCACAGGAACTTCCGCGCGAGCTGTTAGATACATCGCCGTATCGTTTTGCGCCGCGACGGCTACGTCGTAGTTCTCAGACGCGAGGTCTTCAATCAGTGTCTTAGCTGACTTGCGCGCCCTCCTCGCCAGGAAGACCGCAGAACCCGAAGTTAACGACGGCAGCGAGATGGTTCTAGACGAGTGCACCTTCGGCATGTCGAGGCAGCGACGGACGTAGGGGAAACACGAGAACAGTTCAGGTCGATTGGTGAGCACGTCGATCTGCGCTCCAGGCCATGCTTCGTGGACTGCCGCGAGGGATCGGGTTGCCATGACGCAGTCGCCCAAGTTCCCGTCGATCACGACGAGGGCTTTGCCGGGGCTCAGTAAAGTTAGAGAGGTCGCAGGTTCTCGACCTGCGGTACGTTGCAGCGCGTAGCGCGTCGCAATGCTCGCCACCTTGAGATTGAAGAGTAGATGATGGCCAGCGGCCAGAGTGCCAAGGACCGCTGTCGGAAGTCGTCTCACTGGATGAGGAGATTCCCTGAGCGTCCGAACCGAACGCGCGACGCGGTCGCTGATGATCGTGTCAAAGTCGGCCCTCGCGCGCGATCGCCTGCTCATCACCCGACCGGCATTCGCGCCCACATGTGCACTCATGCCCCTCGTACGGCCACGCAACGTCATGCTCACCCACCCACCTGACTGAGCCATGCGGTAATCCGTTGGCTGATGTTCTGCGTTGCAGCTCTCCAGTCCTTTGCGTGGCCCTTCTTCTCGACGGCGATGTAACCGGGATGCCCTTCCCGGGCAAGCCGCTCAATCATCTCGGCGTTGATGCGGGTCCTCGTCGGGACAAGACTTAATACGTCAGCCAGCCGGACCGAATTGAGGCCCGCCCCTTCACCAAACGATCTGATGCGCCCCACCATCTCGGCATCCGTTAAGTGGAGTGCCGGTTCCACAACGAACGTGTAGAGCGCGTAGGCCGCCTCCCAATCAAAACGCCCAGGTCCCGCGAAGTCCCAGTCGATGACTGACAGTTGTTCTCCGCTCGCAATTACGTTCCACGGAGCCAGGTCATTGTGGATGATTCTCGTCGCTGCATGGGGATCGCGCGAGCCGTCCCACCATTCAGCATCGTCCGGCGGCTCAAAACTTTCCATTGATGCCGCCAGGATGGACACCAGATTGCCGGCTCGGAATAGGATTTCCGCCGAGTCGAGGGCTCCAGGAATAAAAGCAAGAC
The DNA window shown above is from Rudaeicoccus suwonensis and carries:
- a CDS encoding IS110 family transposase, whose protein sequence is MVTTEAEHPHAMFAGIDWGGTHHQICVVDHTGTIQVQRRIEHTVTGFTEIDRLLDAFASRGVLRVSIERAEGILVEHLLDRGESVFCISPKISARARERYRVANTKSDAFDAFVLADTLRHEHVHWRPLSRPSALTAQIAALSRDRERVIVMQRAVESRLRAALEAYHPAPLHLFSSLDRDITLAFIRDYPTPAAAARVTEDRMRRFCARHGYTGRVEPAALCDRLRPHLLTATDGTITGKHTAALMLVDQLELLNTNIRTYNAMLTPLVSAHPDGPVFTSFPGIATVIAATMIGEMGDDRARFPTAATLLAEAGLAPVTRASGRTRQVRFRYAANKRLRHSIDWWMTVAAREDPWSGDVYEHARNAGQGRYRAYRGLGARWTRILWRAWTDHEPFDPTRVHHQAPAA
- a CDS encoding TylF/MycF/NovP-related O-methyltransferase, whose protein sequence is MDRHFSVRRFVRSFGYDIVRSRSRHPQIDIDGIPPDISIDDRETWEMVREYTMTSPERVSSLCAAVRYVINNNISGAIVECGVWKGGSMMAAARTLMNHSILDRDLFLFDTFTQMPPPNKNDIDFMGRSADTLMAGAKSNSWLWARNSFQATRSNLLSVGYPEQRIHLVQGLVEETIPHQAPSDIAILRLDTDWYSSTKHELEHLFPRVAPYGVIIIDDYGHWLGAKRAVDEYFENHRIQPLLHRIDYTGRIAIKLPNSKDSAQFLPS
- a CDS encoding phosphotransferase, which produces MLSQLLSWLAASGREYNLRRYIAFEQLPSQSFCKSMGRIERLLMRHFLIEDVLADIKSVTGQDVELIGPLVGGFNSGAIHVGLGPDARDAVLKVEQRTTVDQPAGVLRASRIVHHMREMGYPTPAWLGVGFSEDYVWHLTEFVDAAPALVLNDDLIEQLLRIIELQSCNGSENYDHWRYSWNLATEAHPISRLDLSETAEQCELRKSVATLPRHSTAVAALVARVRSMCTGTTPPQCAPDMVHADLNPSNVLVKDGSVVAVVDIANAGRGTRATDLVTLQWHLFDHRFDIKRQQLWVRVLDIVGWQQTAVLLATQILLQIEWRVRTGRDAMLPAVLERGHRAVDELYDFR
- a CDS encoding glycosyltransferase family 9 protein, whose amino-acid sequence is MSAHVGANAGRVMSRRSRARADFDTIISDRVARSVRTLRESPHPVRRLPTAVLGTLAAGHHLLFNLKVASIATRYALQRTAGREPATSLTLLSPGKALVVIDGNLGDCVMATRSLAAVHEAWPGAQIDVLTNRPELFSCFPYVRRCLDMPKVHSSRTISLPSLTSGSAVFLARRARKSAKTLIEDLASENYDVAVAAQNDTAMYLTARAEVPVRIGRAPMYRVERALRPCLTHPIPSGSLEMRFADPTLSPEMLRDLGLDVTTPGRPELWVDSIAALSVDALLEEWGVADGRFVILHTSARSPARRWPDEYSDALAKRIHGRHGWKSLWIAADKSDLATSNYLTNTTGRLSLSELVALIDVAPIVITTDSGPLHIAGTLGRPTVGLFRSRNPIHQHRYASLTSLLGTHSACREMCGVYRCLGKNPHLLRQNCAEMVAISPEQAFFEADRAIRLHTTAEGRCPAG
- a CDS encoding phosphotransferase, with the translated sequence MEEVPLAGGNISAGVVRVGQTVRRPVGKWTPAVHALLRHLENRQFQGAPRVLGIDDKGREVLTYIEGDCLAFIPGALDSAEILFRAGNLVSILAASMESFEPPDDAEWWDGSRDPHAATRIIHNDLAPWNVIASGEQLSVIDWDFAGPGRFDWEAAYALYTFVVEPALHLTDAEMVGRIRSFGEGAGLNSVRLADVLSLVPTRTRINAEMIERLAREGHPGYIAVEKKGHAKDWRAATQNISQRITAWLSQVGG